In Gemmatimonadetes bacterium T265, one DNA window encodes the following:
- the rpoE_1 gene encoding RNA polymerase sigma24 factor, which translates to MTDGARSPAPDATAPDAPALDAPALDATALDATALDLLRELAPRVLGAVASRHADFAAAEDAVQEALIAAAQQWPAAGGPENPSGWLYRVALHRLADHRRGERARRRREEAVAVEQAEAAPFAPPPDALPGQDDDTLVLLFMCCHPALTPSSAIALTLRAVGGLTTAEIAHAFLVPEATMAQRISRAKQRIAASRIPFRMPTASERGERLRAVLHVLYLVFNEGYASSAGPSLHRADLSGEAIRLTRAVRALLPGDAEVAGLLALMLLTDARRAARSGPGGELVPLDEQDRTRWDRRLIAEGVALASAALSAGAVGPYQLQAAVAAVHDEAARAEDTDWPQILALYGLLGRMSDNPMVALNEAIAFAMVHGPAAGLARLTVLDADPRVAEHHRLDAVRAHLLERAGDHARAVAHYRAAAERTASVPERDYLTLKAARLTAARASS; encoded by the coding sequence GTGACGGACGGCGCACGGTCGCCCGCGCCGGACGCGACCGCGCCGGACGCGCCCGCGCTGGACGCGCCCGCGCTGGACGCGACCGCGCTGGACGCGACCGCGCTGGACCTGCTGCGCGAGCTCGCGCCGCGGGTCCTCGGCGCGGTCGCGAGCCGGCACGCGGACTTCGCGGCCGCGGAGGACGCGGTGCAGGAGGCGCTCATTGCTGCGGCGCAGCAGTGGCCCGCGGCGGGGGGCCCCGAGAATCCGAGCGGCTGGCTGTACCGCGTCGCCCTCCACCGCCTCGCCGACCACCGGCGCGGCGAGCGGGCGCGCCGCCGCCGCGAGGAGGCCGTCGCGGTCGAGCAGGCGGAGGCCGCGCCGTTCGCGCCGCCGCCGGACGCGCTGCCCGGGCAGGACGACGACACGCTCGTCCTTCTCTTCATGTGCTGCCACCCCGCGCTGACGCCGTCGTCGGCGATCGCGCTCACGCTGCGTGCCGTGGGCGGCCTCACGACCGCGGAGATCGCCCACGCCTTCCTCGTCCCCGAGGCGACGATGGCGCAGCGGATCAGCCGCGCCAAGCAGCGCATCGCGGCGTCGAGGATCCCGTTCCGCATGCCGACCGCGTCGGAGCGGGGTGAACGCCTGCGCGCGGTGCTGCACGTGCTCTACCTCGTCTTCAACGAGGGCTACGCGAGCAGCGCCGGCCCGTCGCTCCACCGCGCCGACCTCTCCGGCGAGGCGATCCGCCTAACGCGGGCCGTGCGCGCGTTGCTCCCCGGCGACGCGGAGGTCGCGGGGCTGCTCGCGCTCATGCTGCTCACCGACGCGCGCCGCGCCGCGCGCTCCGGCCCCGGCGGCGAGCTGGTCCCGCTCGACGAGCAGGACCGCACGCGGTGGGACCGGCGGCTGATCGCCGAAGGCGTCGCGCTCGCCTCGGCGGCGCTTTCGGCGGGGGCGGTCGGCCCGTACCAGCTGCAGGCTGCGGTCGCGGCGGTGCACGACGAGGCCGCGCGGGCGGAGGACACCGACTGGCCGCAGATCCTCGCGCTCTACGGCCTGCTCGGCCGCATGTCCGACAACCCGATGGTCGCGCTCAACGAGGCGATCGCGTTCGCGATGGTGCACGGACCGGCGGCAGGGCTGGCGCGGTTGACCGTGCTCGACGCCGACCCGCGCGTGGCCGAGCATCACCGGCTCGACGCGGTCCGCGCGCACCTGCTGGAGCGGGCCGGGGATCACGCGCGCGCCGTCGCCCACTACCGCGCCGCGGCCGAGCGCACGGCGAGTGTGCCGGAGCGGGACTATCTCACGTTGAAGGCGGCGCGATTGACGGCCGCGCGAGCATCTTCTTGA
- the gpm gene encoding phosphoglycerate mutase — protein sequence MSAPATPSTPAVLWFVRHGESAANVAREAAFARDDEEVDMDVRDMDVPLSPLGERQAAALGRWFAERPAAERPTVVVASPYRRARDTAAHVVAAGGMTSGPLGDDERAADRLLLDERWREKELGLYYRITYRGVQRRFPEQWALRQELGLFYYRPPNGESGADVAFRVRAGLDALAREHAGERVLVVCHQVTILCARYVLERMTEDELHRAWRAYDLANCSLTEYRPDAARGGRLALRQLNFTVPVSAEGEAVTVEPPASGTPAGPA from the coding sequence ATGTCCGCGCCCGCCACCCCGTCCACTCCCGCCGTCCTCTGGTTCGTCCGCCACGGCGAGAGCGCCGCGAACGTCGCCCGCGAGGCGGCCTTCGCGCGCGACGACGAGGAGGTGGACATGGACGTGCGCGACATGGACGTCCCCCTCTCGCCCCTCGGCGAGCGACAGGCCGCCGCGCTCGGCCGCTGGTTCGCCGAACGGCCGGCGGCGGAGCGGCCGACGGTCGTCGTGGCATCGCCCTACCGCCGCGCGCGCGACACCGCGGCGCACGTCGTCGCCGCGGGCGGCATGACGTCCGGCCCGCTCGGCGACGACGAGCGCGCCGCCGACCGCCTGCTCCTCGACGAGCGGTGGCGCGAGAAGGAGCTCGGCCTCTACTACCGCATCACCTACCGCGGCGTGCAGCGCCGCTTTCCCGAGCAGTGGGCGCTCCGCCAGGAGCTCGGCCTCTTTTACTACCGGCCGCCTAACGGGGAGAGCGGCGCGGACGTCGCCTTCCGCGTGCGCGCGGGGCTCGACGCGCTCGCCCGCGAGCACGCCGGCGAGCGCGTGCTCGTCGTCTGCCACCAGGTCACGATCCTCTGCGCGCGCTACGTGCTCGAGCGGATGACCGAGGACGAGCTGCACCGCGCGTGGCGCGCGTACGACCTCGCCAACTGCTCGCTCACCGAGTACCGCCCCGACGCGGCGCGCGGCGGGCGCCTCGCGCTGCGGCAGCTGAATTTCACGGTGCCGGTGAGTGCGGAAGGGGAGGCGGTGACCGTGGAACCGCCGGCGTCGGGCACGCCGGCCGGGCCCGCGTGA